The Miscanthus floridulus cultivar M001 chromosome 7, ASM1932011v1, whole genome shotgun sequence genome includes a region encoding these proteins:
- the LOC136463123 gene encoding protein NDL1-like yields MGDSGGSVVSVDVERISFGGKEHHIQTSHGPVSVAVYGDHDKPALVTYPDIALNHMSCFQGLLFCPEAASLLLHNFCIYHISPPGHELGAAPISPNAPIPSVDDLADQVADVLDFFGLGSVMCFGVTAGAYILTLFAAKYRERVLGLILVSPLCKGPTWTEWLYSKVTSNLLYYYGMCGLVKECLLQRYFSKEVRGFSELPESDIVQACKSLLDQRQSMNVWRFVQTMNERYDLTEQLKLLQCRTLIFVGENSQFHTEAVHMTSKLNRRYCALVEVQACGSLVTEEQPHAMLIPMEYFFMGYGLYRPSQLDCSPRSALSPFCISPDLLSPESMGVKLKPIKTRVRLEV; encoded by the exons ATGGGGGACTCCGGCGGCTCCGTCGTGTCGGTCGACGTCGAGCGCATCTCCTTCGGCGGCAAG GAACACCATATACAAACGAGTCATGGACCTGTATCTGTTGCAGTGTATGGCGACCATGACAAGCCTGCCCTTGTTACTTATCCTGATATTGCTTTAAATC ATATGTCTTGCTTCCAAGGACTATTGTTCTGTCCTGAAGCTGCTTCGTTGCTGCTTCATAATTTTTGCATTTACCATATTAGCCCCCCAGGACATGAG TTAGGAGCTGCTCCAATTTCGCCAAATGCTCCTATACCATCTGTTGATGACCTGGCAGATCAGGTCGCAGATGTCCTCGATTTCTTTGG ATTAGGCTCTGTTATGTGCTTTGGTGTCACTGCAGGTGCCTACATTCTAACTCTGTTTGCG GCAAAGTATAGGGAGCGGGTACTAGGTCTTATCCTTGTTTCACCTCTATGTAAAGGCCCCACTTGGACTGAGTGGTTATACAGTAAG GTGACATCCAATCTGCTGTATTACTATGGGATGTGTGGGTTGGTGAAGGAGTGCCTACTTCAGCGGTACTTCAGCAAG GAAGTGCGAGGATTCTCTGAATTACCAGAATCAGACATAGTGCAGGCTTGTAAAAGC TTGCTCGATCAGCGGCAGAGTATGAATGTATGGCGCTTTGTACAGACGATGAATGA GAGATATGACTTGACTGAACAGCTAAAGCTGCTTCAGTGTAGAACCCTGATTTTTGTCGGCGAGAATTCTCAGTTTCACACCGAGGCTGTTCACATGACATCGAAGCTCAACAGGAGATATTGTGCTCTAGTTGAG GTCCAAGCATGCGGATCACTCGTTACCGAGGAGCAACCACACGCAATGCTTATACCAATGGAGTACTTCTTCATGGGATATGGCCTGTACAGGCCTAGCCAGCTGGACTGCAGCCCGCGCAGCGCCCTGAGCCCATTCTGTATATCGCCGGATCTCCTGTCACCTGAGAGCATGGGGGTGAAGCTAAAGCCGATCAAGACGCGAGTAAGGCTTGAAGTGTAG